The Ignavibacteriales bacterium genomic sequence TATTAGCTGTTAATTCAAATCCATCTGCTTTCTTTTTAATAAATCCATCACTATGTGAAACCCAGTGGAAGCCAAATCCACCACCGATGTATGGACAAATATCTTTCCTTGAGAATAAATATGAACTATAAATATTCATTGCAAATCCTTTCCGAATCCCAATTAACATACCTACTGCATAATCTTCAATTTCATAATCGAAACGTCCATCCAGTACAAAAACTCTATCAGAACTTTCATAACCATTTTGAGGATAAAGATAACCAAACGAAACTCCAAAATTTTTCTTAGAACTTCTTCTTACGGATTTATCAGATTCATTTGCCATGATATTCCCAACTTCCGCACCCTTTGTAATTGGTTCTATATCAACAACACTCTTAGCAATTCGTTTCATAACTACTTCCAGATCTTCAACTTTAGATGCAGTTATTTGATCAATTAAAATTTGCTTACCAGTTGAAACATTCATAAGAAAATACTGGATAATTATTTTTTCACCTAATGTTGCTAATTTACAACCAAAAACTTGAGAAGCCCCCAACTCTTTGCCGACTTTCAGGGCACATTCGCTATCAATACATTTGGTACTTGATAGCACTTCTCTAATTCGTTTGTCAGAAATAATTCCCAGCTTATTAAGTTTGTTGATTTCAAGCCGCAGAATCGATTCAGCAGTCTGAACAGAAATTGTATCAATCCCATTTGAATCAAAAGGCAGTAATGCTATTTTCTCCTGTTGAACTTCTTGTCCGTTTATTACGATTAAACCAAGGAAGTTGAAAAGCAGTAAGAATATGTTAGTCTTAAACCAATTCATTTTTGCCTATCAAAATTATTTGTGAAAAATATAGCGTATAATAAATAATAATTAACTAAACACCTAAAATTTTCTTATAATAATTTTCATATTGGGGAACGATAATATCTTTTTCAAAAACATTTACGGCGCGGTTGCGCGCATTTTGGGAAAAATCCTGATATTTCTTTTCGTTGCTTAAAAGATCTATTGCATATTTTGCCATTCTATCTGTATCACCAAACTCTGCAATAAAACCAGTTTCATTATGAATATTTAATTCTGGTAAACCACCAACACTTGAACTAATAACAGGAAGTCCACAGGACATTCCTTCGAGAGCTGCTAAACCAAAGCTTTCCGATTGCGACGGCATCAGGAATAAGTCGGAAGCACCAAGTATTTCTGCAAGTCCATCCTGTTTACCAAGGAAGTGAACATTCTTGTTCAAACCTAATTCTCTTGTCAGCATTTCACACTCACTTCTATCAGGTCCATCACCTATTAAAATAAGTTTACTTGGAATTTCTTTTTGCACTTTTGCAAATATTTTTATTACATCCTGTACACGTTTTACAGGTCTGAAATTAGAAGTATGGATAAGAATTTTTTCTTTGTTGGGGGCTATTCGTTCTCTAAATAAATCATCTTCTCTCGGTTTGAATAAATTGGAATCTATGAAATTATTGATAACAACAATATCTTTTTCAATATTGTAATTTGTTATTGTTTTTTCTTTTAGGAATCTTGAAACAGCAGTAACTCCGCAGCTTTCCTCAATGCTAAACTTTACTAATGGAAGGAATGAAGGTTCTAACCCAACAAGTGTTATGTCCGTTCCATGCAGAGTAGTTATTATTTTCAAATCTCCATTTGTTTTTCTGGAAATTTCCCTTGCAAGGTAGCCGCTGACTGCATGAGGAATTGCGTAGTGAACATGAATGAGATCCAGCTTTTCATAGCGAACTACTTCAATCATCTTACTTGTAAGTGCAAGTGTATATAGCTGAAACTCAAAAAGTGGATAATTGCTCATTTCAACTTCGTGAAAATAAATATTCTCTATAAAATTTGTAAGTCGGTGTGGCATTGCATAACTAATGAAATGAATTTGATGTCCTTTGGCGGCAAGAGCTTTACCGAGTTCAGTAGCTACAACACCGCTGCCACCATAAGTTGGGTAACAGGTTATTCCAATTTTCATAAAATACTTTTTTTGTTTTGAAATTATTGCGAAGTTCTGCTGTTAATATAATTCATTTATTTTTATTAATCACAATCGATTTATTTGCATTTCAACCAATAAGCAAATAACTCTACATTTAACTAAATTTGAAAGCGCATAAAAAATAATTTATCGCTGAAGATTATTCAAATGAAGTATTTATTAATTGGTCATTCGGTGGAAGATCATATCCACATTAGTGAAAAGGAGACTGTAAGCCCAGGTGGAATATTTTATTCAGCACTCGGACTTTCAAATTTTGTTGAACCTGATGATGAAATTTTTCTTTTAACGGCGATTGATAAGAAAACAGAAAATTTGTTTTCATCTTTATACAAAGAATTAAACCAGGTTTATTTTCAGTATGTTGAAAATATTCCAAAGGTTCACTTAAGGATTTTAGAAACCACTGAGCGATGTGAGTATTATGAGAATATATTACAGAACCTTGATGTGAGGAACATAAATTCTTTAAATGAATTTAATGGAATTCTTATGAATATGATTACTGGTTTTGATGTTACTTTGCAGGATCTAAATTTTATAAGAAAGAATTATACTGGATTAATTTACCTGGATATCCATACTCTTTCCCGTGGACTTGATGAAAAGAATCAAAGGTATTTTAGACCAATACCAAATATGGAAGGCTGGATTTCCGCTGCTGACATAATTCAAGTGAATGAACACGAAATATTTACTTTAAGTAACAAGAAAACTGAATTTGAAGCTGCAAGAGATATACTTAAAATTGGATTGAAATATTTAATTGTTACTAAAGGAGGATTGGGTGCAAGAATATTTTGGATTGAAGATAATGAGTTGAGATCTCATTTCATTTCAGCAATAAAAATAAATTCCATAAATAAAGTTGGATGCGGAGATGTTTTTGGATCGCTATTTTTTAATTATTTTATTAAACATCAAGATTTTCAAAAAGCTCTAACGCTGGCTAATACAGCAGCCGGGTTTGCAACATCCTATTCAAATATTAACGAGTTTAAGAAACTAAAAGATGATACATTCGCACGATTTAATTAAAAGAAGAATTTTGATAACCGGTGCTAACGGAATGCTTGGACAAAGACTGGTTAAGTTTTTTCTTTCACAAAAAAATACTGAATTACTCCAAACATCACTGGAACCTGATAGCTGCATTAAAGAAGTTAATTACTTGTCTTGCGAACTGACAAAAAGAGATAGCGTAAAGAAAATGATTTTTGATTTCGTCCCGGATGTAATTATCAATACTGCTGCATTTACAAATGTAGATCTAAGTGAATCTGAAAGAGAAACAGCATGGAAGGTTAATGTGCATAGTGTAGAATACCTTGCCGAAACTTCACGCATTATTGATGCACACTTAATTCATATATCCACTGATTATGTGTTTGATGGAATTAATGGACCATATACTGAAAATGATATTCCTAAACCAATTGGTTATTACGGACGAACAAAACTTGCGAGCGAAAACGTAATAAAATTAATCAGTACGAGTTATACAATAATAAGAACAAATGTACTTTATGGTTCAGTCGTTTATGGTAGAGCGGATTTTGTAAGGTGGGTGGTGGCAAATTTGCGTGATGGAAAAGTAATTAGGATTGTTACAGATCAAATTAATAATCCAACTTTTACTGATGATGTTGTTGGAGCAATAAATTGCATTATTGAATTTGAAAAACAAGGTATATATAACATAGGTGGTGCAGAGTTATTATCGCGTTACGATTTCACGCTTCGGATAGCTGATTATTTTAAGTTAGATAAAAATTTGATTATCCCGATTAAAACTGAAGTTTTAAAACAACCAGCATCCCGTCCCTTAAAATCTGGTTTGGTGAATTTAAAAGCTGAGACTGAACTTAACTATAAACCGCGTACTATTGAAGAAACATTTTATTCGATTAAAAAAGAAATAGGATTATAAAAAAATTATCTATTGGATTTGTTAGTTGATGTTCAATATTTTTATTTGTAAATAAGAAATGATACTTCCTTGAATAATATTTAAGTTTAAGAAGCAATTTATTTACTGAATGATAATTGTTGACTAAAAAATGTTTACTTCAAATTGGGTGCTTAGCTCAGCGGTTTAGAGCGTTCGCCTCACACGCGAAAGGTCATAGGTTCAAATCCTATAGCGCCCACAATCTTCGTTTACATGGAGATTCTGTAATTATTATTTAACGAATTATAAAAAGGCTCTTAATTTATAAATAAAAACTAAGATTAAGCGTTATTAAAGAAATTTCAGAATATTTTTCTTTGTATTTATCAAAAAAGCAACTTTAGAAAGAAAAACAATATTTGGGAAATAAAGCTGGAATTTACTTTCAATTAAGGGTTTTTTTATGTTTATCCGACCCTGGTTAAGAGGATTTATTAAGCAAAAGTGAAGACATTCAAAATTATTTTCATTTTATTTGAATTATTTTTAAACTGCTATTGATTTTAATAAAATAAGTCTATAATTTCACATTGAGCGTTGACAGGTATCCCCCTTAAATAAGCAACTCCCCATGTTTATTTAAATTACCTTCAGCGCTCTTTTTTTATCCATTTCAAAGCATTCATAATTCTGGCAATATCCTAACTTGATAGATACTTTTTACTTGAATCATTAAATCCTTCAATAAGAAAATTACCTTGAGGGTTGAATGAGTTGAAAAAAAACTTTCTTGACGATTTTAGAATTGCCGAACTAAATAGATAATCTCGAAATACACGAACAGGAAATGGAGGGAAAAATTGTGTTTCTTTTTCATAATTAAATACTCTTCAATGCTTCTCAATGATGCAAAAGTTACTTAGATATTTTTATTTTTTAGGCAATGTAAAGGAAAAAGTAGTTCCTTTACCAACAACACTTTCTACCCATATTTTACCATTTTGTTTTTCAACCATTTCCTTACAAATAGATAATCCCAATCCGGTTCCTTTTTCATTTTTAGTACCAAGAGTGGAATATCCAGCATCGATATGGAATATTTTATCCATAGCATCTGCGGGAATTCCTTGACCGTTATCTATTACAGAAATCTCAATGAAATTATCTTTTTCTTTTGCTTCTATAATTACTTTACTATTTGGATAACTAAATTTTACGGAATTTGAAATTAGATTTTGCAGAATAGAAAAAAGCATATTCTGATCCGCTAACACTTGAAACGATCTATCAATTAAAATTAGTAAATCAATGTTCTTATTTGAAGCATTAGTTTTAAATAAGTTTTTTACATTTTGAGTAATCTCAAACAAATCTATTCCATCAAGCACAAAATCCATTTTATCGTTCTGTAGTATAGACCAACTTAAAAGATTTTCTAACAAATGAAACTGATTCTTAAGCTGGGTGTTAAAATCTTTAGCGAAAATTTTTATTTCTTCCGTTGAAAGTGAATCAATATCATTTTCAAAAAGCTCTGCTATAGATAACAACGGATGAAAAGGACTTCGTAAATCGTGTGCAATTATTGAAAAGAATTTATCTTTTGCTGCATTAGATATGCTAAGTCCTTCAGCATATTTTTCAAGCTGTAATTCTGCTTGCTTACGCTCAGTGATATCGATAAATGATGCAATGATTTTTTGATTGCTTTGAATTAGAGCGATAGACATTAAACCATGTCGTATATCGCCGTTTTTTTTATAAAATTTAAATTCAAATTTTTCGGGGGTATCTTTAACATCAACAAGTCTTCGGCGGTAATAGTCTTTTAATCTTTCAAGATCTTCCGGAGGTATATGTTGTGTCCAACTCATTCCAATTACTTCATCTTTTATATAACCACTCATTTGACAATAAGCATCATTTACTGTAGATATGGTAGTATCCTGGTTAATAATTGCCATTGCAGAAGAGTTGTTTTCAAAAATAGTACGGAAATTTTCTTCGCTTTCCCGTAAA encodes the following:
- the bshA gene encoding N-acetyl-alpha-D-glucosaminyl L-malate synthase BshA, coding for MKIGITCYPTYGGSGVVATELGKALAAKGHQIHFISYAMPHRLTNFIENIYFHEVEMSNYPLFEFQLYTLALTSKMIEVVRYEKLDLIHVHYAIPHAVSGYLAREISRKTNGDLKIITTLHGTDITLVGLEPSFLPLVKFSIEESCGVTAVSRFLKEKTITNYNIEKDIVVINNFIDSNLFKPREDDLFRERIAPNKEKILIHTSNFRPVKRVQDVIKIFAKVQKEIPSKLILIGDGPDRSECEMLTRELGLNKNVHFLGKQDGLAEILGASDLFLMPSQSESFGLAALEGMSCGLPVISSSVGGLPELNIHNETGFIAEFGDTDRMAKYAIDLLSNEKKYQDFSQNARNRAVNVFEKDIIVPQYENYYKKILGV
- a CDS encoding carbohydrate kinase family protein, whose product is MKYLLIGHSVEDHIHISEKETVSPGGIFYSALGLSNFVEPDDEIFLLTAIDKKTENLFSSLYKELNQVYFQYVENIPKVHLRILETTERCEYYENILQNLDVRNINSLNEFNGILMNMITGFDVTLQDLNFIRKNYTGLIYLDIHTLSRGLDEKNQRYFRPIPNMEGWISAADIIQVNEHEIFTLSNKKTEFEAARDILKIGLKYLIVTKGGLGARIFWIEDNELRSHFISAIKINSINKVGCGDVFGSLFFNYFIKHQDFQKALTLANTAAGFATSYSNINEFKKLKDDTFARFN
- a CDS encoding SDR family oxidoreductase translates to MIHSHDLIKRRILITGANGMLGQRLVKFFLSQKNTELLQTSLEPDSCIKEVNYLSCELTKRDSVKKMIFDFVPDVIINTAAFTNVDLSESERETAWKVNVHSVEYLAETSRIIDAHLIHISTDYVFDGINGPYTENDIPKPIGYYGRTKLASENVIKLISTSYTIIRTNVLYGSVVYGRADFVRWVVANLRDGKVIRIVTDQINNPTFTDDVVGAINCIIEFEKQGIYNIGGAELLSRYDFTLRIADYFKLDKNLIIPIKTEVLKQPASRPLKSGLVNLKAETELNYKPRTIEETFYSIKKEIGL